In the Fretibacterium sp. OH1220_COT-178 genome, AGGAAGATCGCGTCGGGAACGGCGGTCATCTTGGCGATGCCGCCCAGGTACTTCTCCAGCTTCAGCTGCTCCTTACGCAGCGTGGCGAGCTCCTTCTTGGAGAACTTCTCCCACGTGTTGTCCTCGTCGTACTTGCGGAGCTCCAGCATGCGCTGAACGCGCTTGCGGATCGTGGGGAAATTCGTCATCAGGCCGCCCAGCCAGCGCTGGTTGATGAAATGCTGGCCGCAGCGCGTCGCCTCGTCGCGGATCGTGTCCTGCGCCTGGCGCTTCGTCCCGACGAAGAGCACCGTGCCCCCCTCCGAGACCGTCGTGCGGATGAAATCGTACGCCTTGTCCAAGCCCCTCACGGTCTTCTGCAGGTCGATGATGTAGACCCCGTTGCGCTCCGTGAAGATGTAGGGCTTCATCTTGGGGTTCCAGCGCCTCGTCTGGTGCCCGAAGTGCACCCCGCACTCCAGCAACTGCTTCATGCTCACAACTGCCACTTTTTCAACCTCCCAAAGGTTAAGCCTCCGCCCGGCGCTTCGATTTGGAGCCAAAAATCCCGCACCCGTCCACGGACAATGCGCGGGACACCTTCGCGGCCCCGCGCCGAGCGTGTGTGATCG is a window encoding:
- the rpsB gene encoding 30S ribosomal protein S2 — encoded protein: MAVVSMKQLLECGVHFGHQTRRWNPKMKPYIFTERNGVYIIDLQKTVRGLDKAYDFIRTTVSEGGTVLFVGTKRQAQDTIRDEATRCGQHFINQRWLGGLMTNFPTIRKRVQRMLELRKYDEDNTWEKFSKKELATLRKEQLKLEKYLGGIAKMTAVPDAIFLIDPRREENAIAEARKLGVPVVSIVDTNCDPEVIDYPIPGNDDAIRAIKLITGLMANAVIEGRQGEDDAAAEAEKDAEEAAPVDVKEEDLIAVRERLHDTYGSGQSEDEEDR